Proteins from a genomic interval of Kribbella aluminosa:
- a CDS encoding CbtA family protein, whose product MERQLILRGLLAGGAGGLVAFVFARIFAEPQIQAAIDYESGRSAAQQTLDKAAGLPVEAAEPDLFSRTLQANVGIGLGMILFGIAMGALFAVAYTICLGRVGKLRPRTLAMLVAVGGFLGIYFVPFLKYPANPPAIGHEETIHDRGNLYLLMVFCSLVLLVGAVALGKRLTPRLGNWNATLLAIAAYVVVIGVLMAVLPSLGQLAANVQEYGRHATETPLPLTDDKGTIVYPGFDADRLYAFRLYSVGAQVLLWGVIGLVFGLLADRLLRPRTATPVASTV is encoded by the coding sequence ATGGAACGGCAACTGATCCTCCGCGGCCTGCTGGCCGGCGGAGCCGGTGGCCTGGTCGCGTTCGTGTTCGCGCGGATCTTCGCCGAGCCGCAGATCCAGGCCGCGATCGACTACGAGAGCGGCCGGTCCGCCGCCCAGCAGACCCTGGACAAGGCGGCCGGACTGCCGGTCGAGGCGGCCGAGCCGGACCTGTTCAGCCGGACGCTGCAGGCGAACGTCGGAATCGGCCTCGGCATGATCCTGTTCGGGATCGCGATGGGCGCGCTGTTCGCGGTCGCGTACACGATCTGCCTCGGCCGGGTCGGCAAGCTCCGGCCGCGGACGCTGGCGATGCTGGTCGCGGTCGGCGGTTTCCTCGGGATCTACTTCGTACCGTTCCTGAAGTACCCGGCGAACCCGCCGGCGATCGGCCACGAGGAGACCATCCACGACCGCGGCAACCTCTACCTGCTGATGGTGTTCTGCTCGCTGGTCCTCCTGGTCGGTGCCGTTGCCCTGGGCAAGCGCCTGACGCCGCGCCTCGGCAACTGGAACGCGACTCTGCTGGCGATTGCGGCGTACGTCGTGGTGATCGGTGTCCTGATGGCCGTCCTGCCGTCGCTCGGGCAGCTCGCGGCCAACGTGCAGGAGTACGGCCGGCACGCGACGGAGACCCCGCTGCCGCTGACCGACGACAAGGGCACGATCGTGTACCCGGGCTTCGACGCGGACCGGCTGTACGCGTTCCGGTTGTACTCCGTCGGCGCGCAGGTCCTGCTCTGGGGCGTGATCGGCCTGGTGTTCGGCCTACTCGCCGACCGCCTGCTCCGGCCGCGGACGGCCACCCCGGTGGCGAGTACGGTGTGA
- a CDS encoding CehA/McbA family metallohydrolase, whose product MFQPLLASATRAVEKLRDIGEPLPDDLTGRLAAATDAAQVDELLRPYVIVETEIDEQGLTASTPGAAPPRLVQHGWRSFLVRVANPHGLLGDLSAPSNHVLGNVDFHSHSARVAMPDTLTVVPRIENSRLEVKLAGPTDVSGVDVEYKVISLYSRDGGTHGGQLSFVLAVEEAFDSITRPPIQKAWQRMGFETRPYAAKYDFECAPARDLRLDVREPDGSSSVAALTVRDAQRRAYPSKAMRLAPDMFFHDHVYRATGEVLTLPAGRYEIAARRGPEYREVYVEVDVAADTESLTIELDRWADPAAHGYYSGDPHIHAGGCSHYNVPSEGVTPETMIRHVRGEGLWMGSVLTWGPCYYHQKQFFSGSSISPRAELEYPAMQQAQGMTWDPQDTDRDGQSLLRYDLEVSGFPSSHSGHVILLGLTDQDYPGTKLIEDWPSWNLPVMRWGHAQNALVGYAHCGLGLAVDTDELPNYVVPGFQSIGSNEIVVDVPLGAADFQCGAEFAPAAELNIWYHLLNVGYRTLMLGETDYPCIYDDGPGVGRTYVQLPEPPQGPQALETWLGGLKDRASYFGDGRSHVYDFAVNGSAGREVGVEAPGPVKVTATVAAWLPELPPAPPAAGQPVYSAPVGWHLERSRIGQTRNVLVEVLVNGVPVDSRELVADGNEQPLEFDLDLERSSWVAVRILRSVHTQPVFVEIAGQPIRASRRSAQWLHDSVDALWKAKSGFIRDGERDAARSAYDEAQAAYLTRRDECEVD is encoded by the coding sequence GTGTTCCAGCCGTTGCTGGCATCCGCGACTCGAGCCGTTGAGAAACTTCGTGACATCGGTGAACCACTACCCGACGACCTGACCGGCCGGCTGGCCGCCGCGACCGACGCCGCACAGGTCGACGAACTGCTCCGCCCGTACGTGATTGTCGAGACCGAGATCGACGAGCAAGGACTGACCGCCAGTACGCCGGGGGCCGCGCCGCCGCGGCTCGTGCAGCACGGCTGGCGGAGCTTCCTGGTCCGGGTCGCGAACCCGCACGGGCTGCTCGGCGACCTGTCCGCGCCGTCGAACCACGTGCTCGGGAACGTCGATTTCCACAGCCATTCGGCGCGGGTCGCGATGCCGGACACGCTGACCGTCGTACCGCGGATCGAGAACAGCCGGCTGGAGGTGAAACTCGCCGGTCCGACGGATGTGTCCGGCGTGGACGTCGAGTACAAGGTGATCAGCCTGTACAGCCGCGACGGTGGCACGCACGGCGGTCAGCTCTCGTTCGTGCTGGCCGTCGAGGAGGCGTTCGACAGCATCACCCGTCCGCCGATACAGAAGGCCTGGCAGCGGATGGGGTTCGAGACCCGCCCGTACGCCGCGAAGTACGACTTCGAGTGCGCGCCCGCCCGCGACCTCCGCCTCGACGTCCGAGAGCCCGACGGCAGCAGCAGCGTGGCGGCGCTGACCGTCCGCGACGCCCAGCGCCGCGCGTACCCGTCGAAGGCGATGCGGCTGGCGCCGGACATGTTCTTCCACGATCACGTGTACCGGGCGACCGGCGAGGTGCTCACGCTCCCGGCCGGGCGGTACGAGATCGCCGCGCGGCGCGGCCCGGAGTACCGCGAGGTGTACGTCGAGGTCGACGTGGCGGCGGACACCGAGTCGCTGACGATCGAGCTCGACCGCTGGGCCGATCCGGCCGCGCATGGGTACTACTCGGGCGACCCGCACATCCACGCCGGCGGCTGCTCGCACTACAACGTCCCGTCCGAGGGTGTCACACCGGAGACGATGATCCGGCACGTCCGCGGCGAGGGTCTGTGGATGGGCAGCGTGCTCACCTGGGGACCGTGCTACTACCACCAGAAGCAGTTCTTCAGCGGCTCGTCGATCAGCCCGCGCGCCGAGCTCGAGTACCCGGCGATGCAGCAGGCGCAGGGGATGACGTGGGACCCGCAGGACACCGACCGCGACGGCCAGAGCCTGCTGCGGTACGACCTCGAGGTGTCGGGGTTCCCGTCCAGCCACTCGGGGCACGTCATCCTGCTCGGGCTCACCGACCAGGACTACCCGGGGACCAAGCTGATCGAGGACTGGCCGTCGTGGAACCTCCCGGTGATGCGTTGGGGGCACGCGCAGAACGCGCTGGTCGGATACGCGCACTGCGGCCTCGGGCTCGCGGTCGACACCGACGAGCTGCCGAACTACGTCGTACCGGGGTTCCAGTCGATCGGGTCCAACGAGATCGTCGTCGACGTGCCGCTGGGGGCGGCCGACTTCCAGTGCGGGGCCGAGTTCGCGCCGGCGGCCGAGCTGAACATCTGGTACCACCTGCTGAACGTCGGCTACCGCACGTTGATGCTCGGCGAGACCGACTACCCGTGCATCTACGACGACGGCCCGGGCGTCGGGCGCACGTACGTCCAACTCCCCGAGCCGCCGCAAGGCCCGCAGGCCCTGGAGACGTGGCTCGGCGGGTTGAAGGACAGGGCGTCGTACTTCGGGGACGGCCGCAGCCATGTCTACGACTTCGCGGTCAACGGCTCCGCTGGGCGTGAGGTCGGCGTCGAGGCCCCGGGACCGGTGAAGGTGACGGCCACGGTCGCGGCCTGGCTGCCGGAACTGCCGCCGGCGCCACCGGCTGCGGGTCAGCCGGTGTACTCCGCGCCGGTCGGCTGGCACCTCGAGCGGTCGCGGATCGGGCAGACCCGCAACGTTCTCGTCGAGGTGCTGGTGAACGGCGTACCGGTCGACTCCCGGGAGCTCGTTGCTGACGGCAACGAGCAGCCGCTGGAGTTCGACCTGGACCTGGAGCGGTCGTCCTGGGTCGCGGTGCGGATCCTGCGCAGCGTCCACACCCAGCCGGTCTTCGTCGAGATCGCCGGGCAGCCGATCCGGGCGTCGCGGCGCAGCGCGCAGTGGTTGCACGACTCGGTCGACGCGCTGTGGAAGGCGAAGTCGGGCTTCATCCGCGACGGCGAACGCGACGCGGCACGGTCGGCGTACGACGAGGCCCAGGCCGCCTACCTGACCCGGCGCGACGAATGCGAGGTGGACTGA
- a CDS encoding (2Fe-2S)-binding protein yields the protein MTLLDRIAGLGPFFGVAQHTDPSPEPPWRRMSEIVDDPSVLEDRVAQTRAYLGAVSGQETEAIEVRVAASVTHLGLVARLISPALASAVLERRVPILALDQLHWQPILGGAFPLSLPPIPPAGGDLYRELFDGPIPAIAQAFQLSDHILTGNVASAVNGAATAMANADPTLADPARTLAAQLLATPPLRDAHTTNPFRRRSCCLIYRAARDHNGPLCGDCVLAAQSR from the coding sequence GTGACACTCCTCGACCGGATCGCCGGCCTGGGACCGTTCTTCGGAGTCGCGCAACACACCGACCCGTCGCCGGAGCCGCCCTGGCGCCGCATGTCCGAGATCGTGGACGATCCGTCGGTCCTGGAGGACCGCGTCGCCCAGACGCGGGCCTACCTGGGCGCGGTGAGCGGCCAGGAAACCGAGGCGATCGAAGTACGCGTGGCCGCATCGGTAACCCACCTCGGCCTGGTCGCCCGCCTGATCTCACCGGCGCTGGCATCCGCCGTACTGGAGCGCCGCGTCCCGATCCTCGCCCTCGACCAGCTCCACTGGCAGCCGATCCTCGGCGGAGCGTTCCCGCTCTCCTTGCCGCCGATCCCTCCAGCTGGTGGAGATCTGTACCGGGAACTCTTCGACGGCCCCATCCCCGCGATCGCGCAAGCCTTCCAGCTCTCGGACCACATCCTCACCGGCAACGTGGCCTCAGCCGTCAACGGCGCAGCCACCGCCATGGCGAACGCCGACCCGACCCTCGCCGACCCCGCCCGTACCCTCGCAGCCCAGCTCCTCGCCACCCCACCCCTCCGCGACGCCCACACCACCAACCCGTTCCGCCGCCGCAGCTGCTGCCTCATCTACCGCGCGGCCCGCGACCACAACGGCCCCCTCTGCGGCGACTGCGTCCTCGCCGCTCAGTCGAGGTAG
- a CDS encoding TetR/AcrR family transcriptional regulator — protein sequence MTRGTAADAQPRRLTSRGIATRARIVGAAADLMYVRGVNATTLDDVRAASGTSKSQLYQHFADKDQLVRAVVSLRAGQVLEREQGYLERLRSFRGLLRWRDALVQRNALQNGAYGCALGSMASELSDQDDEARATLAETFAEWTGLIAAGLRRMQTSGALSESADPGKLAVGLMAALQGGYLLAETQHDITPMETALDMALDHIRSFLTK from the coding sequence GTGACTCGAGGAACCGCGGCGGACGCCCAGCCTCGCCGCCTGACGTCGCGCGGCATCGCGACCCGGGCGCGCATCGTCGGCGCGGCCGCGGACCTGATGTACGTCCGCGGCGTCAACGCCACCACCCTCGACGATGTCCGCGCGGCGAGCGGTACCAGCAAGTCCCAGCTCTACCAGCACTTCGCCGACAAGGACCAATTAGTCCGAGCGGTCGTCTCACTGCGGGCCGGTCAGGTCCTCGAACGCGAGCAGGGCTACCTGGAGCGGCTGCGTTCGTTCCGCGGACTGCTGCGCTGGCGGGACGCTTTGGTCCAACGTAACGCCCTGCAGAACGGTGCGTACGGCTGCGCCCTCGGCTCCATGGCAAGCGAGCTGTCCGACCAGGACGACGAAGCCCGCGCGACACTGGCCGAGACCTTCGCGGAGTGGACCGGCCTGATCGCCGCCGGCCTTCGCCGAATGCAGACCAGCGGCGCCCTCAGCGAATCCGCCGACCCCGGCAAACTGGCCGTCGGCCTGATGGCCGCACTGCAGGGCGGCTACCTCCTCGCCGAGACCCAGCACGACATCACACCGATGGAAACCGCCCTCGACATGGCCCTCGACCACATTCGCTCGTTCCTCACCAAGTGA
- a CDS encoding CbtB domain-containing protein, translated as MSNLSAQTTVPTTTSTTIVLPVSKAVLWLVGTAVLALLAYYFIGVDQGAYSIFGKDMHIHEFVHDARHFLGFPCH; from the coding sequence GTGAGTAATCTGTCTGCCCAGACGACTGTACCGACGACCACGTCGACCACGATCGTTCTTCCGGTGTCGAAGGCCGTGCTCTGGCTGGTCGGTACCGCGGTCCTGGCGCTCCTGGCGTACTACTTCATCGGCGTCGACCAGGGTGCGTACTCGATCTTCGGCAAGGACATGCACATCCACGAGTTCGTGCACGACGCGCGGCACTTCCTCGGCTTTCCCTGCCACTGA
- a CDS encoding NADP-dependent oxidoreductase, protein MKAIVVTDQAAGTAGMTLAERPEPPAAINDVIVEVHASGYVPTELEWPSTWTDRADRDRAPSIPGHELAGVVTALGYGTTGLAVGQRVFGLTDWHRDGTLAEYVAVEARNLAPLPGDVDFTVGASLPISGLTAWQGLFDLGRLRGGQTVLAHGAAGAVGTMVTQLAREAGAYVIGTGRAADRQQALDFGAQEFVDLGNDVLEDVGGVDLVFDVIGGDIQKRSAALIRPGGILISVVGPVEARPADGLAIDFVVEADRTQLTELAQRIRDGRLRTNIGTLATLDDAVATFNSTERTKGKTIIRVRS, encoded by the coding sequence ATGAAGGCGATCGTGGTGACGGACCAGGCTGCGGGAACGGCCGGGATGACGCTGGCCGAGCGCCCTGAGCCGCCGGCGGCGATCAACGACGTCATCGTGGAGGTTCATGCGTCGGGGTACGTCCCGACCGAGTTGGAGTGGCCGTCGACCTGGACCGATCGCGCCGACCGGGACCGGGCGCCGTCGATCCCCGGCCACGAACTGGCCGGAGTGGTCACCGCCCTCGGCTACGGCACGACTGGGCTCGCGGTGGGCCAGCGGGTGTTCGGGCTGACCGACTGGCATCGGGACGGCACGCTGGCCGAGTACGTGGCCGTCGAGGCCCGTAACCTCGCGCCACTGCCGGGCGACGTCGACTTCACGGTGGGCGCGAGCCTGCCGATCTCAGGGCTGACCGCATGGCAAGGGCTGTTCGACCTAGGGCGTCTGCGCGGGGGGCAGACCGTGCTCGCGCACGGCGCGGCCGGGGCGGTCGGGACGATGGTGACGCAGCTCGCCCGCGAGGCCGGCGCCTACGTCATCGGCACCGGACGCGCCGCCGATCGGCAGCAGGCGCTCGACTTCGGCGCGCAGGAGTTCGTTGACCTCGGCAACGACGTACTGGAGGACGTCGGCGGCGTCGACCTGGTGTTCGACGTCATCGGCGGCGACATCCAGAAGCGGTCCGCGGCACTGATCCGCCCCGGCGGAATCCTGATCTCCGTCGTCGGCCCGGTCGAGGCACGCCCCGCCGACGGCCTCGCGATCGACTTCGTCGTCGAGGCCGACCGCACCCAACTGACCGAACTCGCCCAACGCATCCGCGACGGCCGCCTGCGCACCAACATCGGCACGCTGGCGACCCTCGACGACGCCGTCGCCACCTTCAACTCAACCGAACGCACCAAGGGAAAGACGATCATCCGCGTTCGCTCATGA
- a CDS encoding bleomycin resistance protein, with protein sequence MDPALVPELLVGSVAVSTEFWCGVCGFEIRYERPEEGFAYVVLGGAHVMLEEVGAGRNWVTAALERPLGRGVNLQVAVPSIAPIVESLRRAGRPLFMEPEIKWYRTDHGDVGVEQFLVTDPDGYLIRFQASVSRTLEVDGERFEVSTREGHPGTFDYTWLTGPNPGYGFTESGSSDHTRTDADHHRAIGDFLSGINPATGYLD encoded by the coding sequence ATGGATCCTGCGCTTGTTCCGGAGTTGCTTGTCGGGTCGGTTGCTGTGAGCACCGAGTTCTGGTGTGGGGTGTGCGGGTTCGAGATCCGGTACGAGCGGCCCGAGGAGGGGTTCGCGTACGTCGTACTCGGCGGGGCGCATGTGATGCTCGAGGAGGTCGGGGCCGGGCGGAACTGGGTGACCGCGGCGCTGGAGCGGCCGTTGGGGCGGGGCGTCAATCTGCAGGTCGCCGTACCGTCGATCGCGCCGATCGTGGAGTCGCTGCGCCGGGCCGGACGGCCGTTGTTCATGGAGCCCGAGATCAAGTGGTACCGGACCGACCACGGTGACGTCGGTGTCGAGCAGTTCCTCGTCACCGATCCGGACGGGTACCTGATCCGCTTCCAGGCATCCGTCAGCCGGACGCTGGAGGTCGACGGCGAACGGTTCGAGGTGTCCACCCGCGAGGGTCACCCGGGCACGTTCGACTACACCTGGCTGACCGGGCCCAACCCCGGCTACGGCTTCACCGAGTCCGGATCCTCCGACCACACCAGAACCGACGCCGACCACCACCGCGCCATCGGCGACTTCCTCTCCGGCATCAACCCGGCAACCGGCTACCTCGACTGA
- a CDS encoding LysR family transcriptional regulator — MAQYTLRQLEYFVAVAEAGSVTAAAQSIHLSQSALSTALVELERALNVQLLLRHHARGVTLTSAGEQLLAASRLLLRQAAELADEARGLGDEVGGTLHLACFGVLAPYLLPELLAEAAERLPGLAVNTSEVDLAELVEGVASGRFEIAVGYDITADPRVEVTSLYTLPPYVLLPRTHRLARRKKVKLAELADEPLALLDLPYSRDYFTGMFRAVGLNPTPRFRSTSAETCRALVARGLAYTVLNARPRDLGRADAREVVAVDIAHDAPALDVVLIKATGVRPTRRVAAVEELIGDLVERGSIASMFGAK; from the coding sequence ATGGCCCAGTACACCCTCAGGCAGCTGGAGTACTTCGTTGCCGTGGCGGAGGCGGGCAGCGTGACCGCCGCTGCGCAGTCGATCCACCTGTCGCAGTCCGCGCTGTCCACGGCACTGGTCGAGCTGGAGCGGGCGCTCAACGTGCAGCTGCTGCTGCGGCACCACGCGCGCGGGGTCACGCTGACGTCGGCGGGCGAGCAACTGCTGGCGGCGAGCCGGCTGCTACTGCGGCAGGCGGCGGAGCTCGCGGACGAGGCGCGCGGCCTCGGCGACGAGGTGGGCGGGACGCTGCACCTCGCCTGCTTCGGCGTACTGGCGCCCTATCTGCTCCCGGAGCTGCTCGCGGAGGCTGCCGAGCGGCTGCCCGGTCTGGCGGTGAACACGAGCGAGGTCGACCTGGCCGAGCTGGTCGAGGGGGTGGCGAGCGGCCGGTTCGAGATCGCGGTCGGGTACGACATCACCGCCGATCCGCGGGTGGAGGTCACCTCGCTGTACACGTTGCCGCCGTACGTCCTGCTGCCGCGCACGCACCGGCTCGCCCGGCGGAAGAAGGTCAAGCTGGCCGAGCTGGCGGACGAACCGCTGGCGCTGCTGGATCTGCCGTACAGCCGGGACTACTTCACCGGGATGTTCCGCGCGGTCGGCCTGAACCCGACGCCCCGCTTCCGCTCCACGAGTGCGGAGACCTGCCGGGCGCTGGTGGCCCGCGGCCTGGCGTACACGGTGCTGAACGCCCGCCCACGCGACCTCGGCCGGGCCGACGCGCGCGAGGTGGTCGCCGTCGACATCGCGCACGACGCACCGGCGCTGGACGTCGTACTGATCAAGGCGACCGGTGTCCGTCCGACCCGGCGGGTGGCCGCGGTCGAGGAGCTGATCGGCGACCTCGTCGAGCGTGGATCGATTGCGTCGATGTTCGGGGCCAAATAG
- a CDS encoding flavin-containing monooxygenase has translation MSNLEVEVVVVGAGQAGVAMSEHLGNLGVPHLVLERDRVAERWRTARWDSLVANGPAWHDRFPGLEFFDLDPDGFAGKDEVADYFVAYAEKISAPIRTGVEVTSVRRHDGRPGFRVETSDGTVDTRFVVAATGPFQRPVIPPIVPANAGPVQLHSNAYRNPGELPAGAVLVVGAGSSGVQIADELRRSGRQVYLSVGPHDRPPRSYRGRDFCWWLGVLGLWDLETPPAGAEHVTIAVSGANGGHTVDFRALAASGIQLAGMTASYDNGVLRFANDLGENIARGDANYLALLDQADAYVERNGLDLPEEPAARALGPDPESVTDPLLELDLGGISCILWATGYATDYTWLQVDAFDESGRPRQRRGVSTEPGVYFVGLPWLSRRGSSFIWGVWHDAKYIADHIATQRNYLTYKTRWNS, from the coding sequence ATGTCGAACCTGGAGGTGGAGGTCGTCGTCGTGGGCGCGGGCCAAGCCGGCGTCGCGATGAGCGAGCACCTGGGCAACCTCGGCGTACCGCATCTGGTCCTGGAACGGGACCGGGTCGCCGAACGCTGGCGGACCGCGCGCTGGGACTCCCTGGTCGCGAACGGGCCCGCCTGGCACGATCGGTTCCCCGGGCTGGAGTTCTTCGACCTGGACCCCGACGGCTTCGCCGGGAAGGACGAGGTCGCCGACTACTTCGTCGCGTACGCCGAGAAGATCTCCGCGCCGATCCGGACCGGTGTCGAGGTCACGTCGGTCCGCAGGCACGACGGCCGTCCCGGTTTCCGCGTGGAGACCTCGGACGGCACCGTCGACACCCGCTTCGTCGTCGCCGCGACCGGGCCGTTCCAGCGGCCGGTCATTCCCCCGATCGTCCCGGCCAACGCAGGCCCGGTGCAGCTGCATTCCAACGCGTACCGCAATCCCGGCGAGCTGCCCGCGGGCGCCGTACTCGTGGTCGGAGCCGGTTCGTCCGGCGTCCAGATCGCCGACGAGCTCCGCCGGTCCGGGCGGCAGGTGTACCTCTCGGTCGGCCCGCACGACCGGCCGCCGCGCAGCTACCGCGGCCGCGACTTCTGCTGGTGGCTCGGGGTCCTCGGCCTCTGGGACCTGGAGACACCACCGGCCGGCGCCGAGCACGTCACGATCGCGGTCAGCGGCGCGAACGGCGGCCACACCGTCGACTTCCGCGCGTTGGCCGCCTCGGGCATCCAGCTGGCCGGCATGACCGCGTCGTACGACAACGGCGTACTGCGGTTCGCGAACGACCTCGGCGAGAACATCGCCCGCGGCGACGCGAACTACCTTGCCCTGCTCGACCAGGCCGACGCGTACGTCGAACGCAACGGCCTGGACCTCCCCGAGGAACCCGCGGCCCGCGCCCTCGGCCCCGACCCCGAGTCCGTCACCGACCCGCTCCTCGAACTCGACCTGGGCGGCATCAGCTGCATCCTCTGGGCCACCGGCTACGCCACCGACTACACGTGGCTCCAGGTCGACGCCTTCGACGAATCGGGCCGCCCCCGCCAGCGCCGCGGCGTCTCCACCGAACCCGGCGTCTACTTCGTCGGCCTCCCCTGGCTCTCCCGCCGCGGCTCCAGCTTCATCTGGGGCGTCTGGCACGACGCCAAGTACATCGCCGACCACATCGCAACCCAGCGGAATTACCTCACCTACAAAACCCGCTGGAACAGCTAG
- a CDS encoding HEAT repeat domain-containing protein, with protein sequence MNPKYDLRLLEAADTSTRLRAAMAVGAEADPELVRVLVARCGVEPDFFVRDMLTWALIQLPRDVTVPLVVAELDSANAQARSQALHTLSKLKDPATWPAITRQLLHDPNDEVRRTAWRTAAGLVPVGEEQQLAAELVTELGRGDRDVQLSLSRALVELGDAAEAALASGLSSPKPKVQAHARATERLLHDPDANFGALLDEAKRAVALGPQQVREQHAHR encoded by the coding sequence GTGAACCCGAAGTACGACCTGCGCCTGCTGGAGGCGGCGGACACGTCTACGCGACTGCGGGCGGCGATGGCGGTCGGCGCCGAGGCCGATCCGGAGCTGGTGCGGGTGCTGGTGGCGCGCTGCGGGGTGGAGCCGGACTTCTTCGTGCGCGACATGCTCACCTGGGCGCTGATCCAGCTGCCGCGCGACGTGACGGTGCCGCTGGTGGTCGCGGAGCTGGACTCCGCGAACGCCCAGGCCCGGAGCCAGGCGCTGCACACGCTGTCGAAGCTCAAGGACCCGGCGACCTGGCCGGCGATCACCCGGCAACTGCTGCACGACCCGAACGACGAGGTCAGGCGGACCGCTTGGCGTACGGCGGCCGGGCTGGTTCCGGTCGGCGAAGAGCAGCAGCTCGCGGCGGAGCTGGTGACGGAGCTCGGGCGCGGCGACCGCGACGTACAGCTGAGTCTCAGCCGGGCGCTGGTCGAGCTGGGCGACGCGGCCGAGGCTGCGCTGGCGAGCGGTCTGTCGAGCCCGAAGCCGAAGGTGCAGGCGCACGCCCGTGCCACCGAGCGGCTGCTGCACGACCCGGACGCGAACTTCGGCGCATTGCTCGACGAGGCGAAACGAGCCGTTGCCCTCGGCCCCCAACAGGTCCGGGAGCAGCATGCTCATCGGTGA
- a CDS encoding HEAT repeat domain-containing protein yields MLIGEVARRSGVSSRMLRHYESLGLVRPTGRTVGGYREYADDDIRRIFHVEALRSLGLSLREIGRALEDPGFAAPALLGDLIRRTEERLHREQELLDRLRAIEGATPGDWPDVLRVVELLHSLNSPSAARRQQAVLAPSDDELPTEILAAALLTESDPNVAGALRWALARSTDDVLAALTPALRSADVTIRRRAVVAIAEVTTPDAVPVLTGALKDPDLAVRKHAALSLGTRGERSAVPALVALVIEGANDVDAAEALGALSATPGTAAHILTTLAHKLAAPNTAPEARLRLVQALGELPPPITHDILESLTHDPQTPVALTAKALLKRA; encoded by the coding sequence ATGCTCATCGGTGAGGTGGCCCGCCGGTCCGGGGTGAGCTCGCGAATGCTCAGGCATTACGAGTCCCTCGGGCTGGTGCGGCCCACCGGCCGGACGGTCGGTGGGTACCGGGAGTACGCCGACGACGACATCCGGCGGATCTTCCACGTCGAGGCGTTGCGCTCGCTCGGCCTGTCGTTGCGCGAGATCGGCCGCGCGCTGGAGGACCCCGGATTCGCGGCGCCCGCGCTGCTGGGCGACCTGATCCGGCGTACCGAGGAACGCCTGCACCGCGAACAGGAACTCCTCGACCGGCTGCGCGCCATCGAGGGCGCGACCCCCGGCGACTGGCCCGACGTACTGCGTGTCGTCGAGCTGCTGCACAGCCTCAACTCCCCGAGCGCCGCCCGCCGGCAGCAGGCGGTACTGGCTCCTTCGGACGACGAGCTGCCGACGGAGATCCTCGCCGCCGCCCTCCTCACCGAGTCCGACCCCAACGTCGCCGGCGCCCTGCGCTGGGCGTTGGCCCGGTCCACGGACGACGTACTGGCCGCCCTGACGCCCGCCCTCCGCTCGGCGGACGTCACCATCCGCCGCCGAGCCGTCGTCGCGATCGCCGAGGTCACCACGCCTGACGCGGTCCCCGTACTCACGGGCGCGCTGAAGGACCCGGACCTCGCCGTACGCAAGCACGCCGCCTTGTCCCTCGGCACCCGCGGTGAGCGTTCCGCCGTACCCGCCCTGGTTGCCCTCGTCATCGAAGGCGCCAACGACGTCGACGCCGCCGAGGCCCTCGGTGCCCTGTCCGCGACCCCCGGGACCGCCGCGCACATCCTCACCACCCTGGCCCACAAACTCGCTGCCCCGAACACCGCCCCAGAGGCCCGCCTCCGCCTGGTCCAGGCCCTCGGCGAACTCCCGCCGCCGATCACCCACGACATACTCGAGTCCCTCACCCACGACCCCCAAACCCCCGTAGCCCTCACCGCCAAGGCCCTCCTGAAACGGGCCTAA
- a CDS encoding RidA family protein, with the protein MTHAEPIVVGGHTRIRPFNTRDTYPEQNLDNDLCQAVVAGNTVYVRGQIGQDLDTSESVGVGDVEAQTERAMANIDLLLREAGARLEHLVKLTIYIVDPRYRETVYRTIGRWTKGVHPISTGIVVSALARPEWLVEVDAIAVIPEGGR; encoded by the coding sequence ATGACGCACGCAGAGCCGATCGTCGTCGGCGGCCACACCCGGATCCGTCCGTTCAACACCCGCGACACCTACCCCGAGCAGAACCTCGACAACGATCTCTGCCAGGCCGTGGTGGCCGGCAACACAGTCTACGTCCGCGGGCAGATCGGGCAGGACCTGGACACCAGCGAGTCGGTCGGTGTCGGTGACGTCGAGGCCCAGACCGAGCGGGCGATGGCGAACATCGACCTGCTGCTGCGGGAGGCCGGGGCGCGGCTGGAGCACCTGGTCAAGCTGACGATCTACATCGTCGACCCGCGCTACCGGGAGACGGTGTACCGCACGATCGGCCGCTGGACGAAGGGCGTGCACCCGATCTCGACCGGCATCGTGGTCTCCGCGCTGGCCCGCCCGGAGTGGCTGGTCGAGGTCGACGCGATCGCCGTGATCCCGGAGGGCGGGCGGTGA